GAAACCAACGCGTACACGGCCGGCATGCCCACGTTCAGGATCTCGCTGATCTGGGCCAGAGTCAGTAGCCGCGGGAACCTCGGCTTCCCGGGCTCGGGTGCTGGCATCTGCTCAATGTCCTTGCTCCACTTCGGCATGCTTACCTGCCCTCGTTGCGGTGTCGGATTTCTTCGCGGGTGCGCTGCCCGGGGCGGAGTTCCCCCGCCGGGACCCCCGGCCATTTCCTGCCGCCGTTGTACTTGCGCTGCAGCCGCTTCACTTCCCGCAGCGTCGCGGCCTCGATCAGGTCGGTGATGGACGCGTACCCCTCGAAGTGACCGGCTTCCTGGACGGCCGCGCGCACCTGGTCGGCGTCGGACTCGGTGAAGTAGGGCGAGAAGGATTTGTTCTTCCTAGGCATCGGGAGCCTTGGTCTCGGGGGCGACGCGTTGCAATAACGCGTTGTGTACCTTCTCCAAGGTGGTGCTCCGCGCCTCGGCGCTGGCCAGCTTCCTCTCCGCCTCCGCCGCCGCGGCGGCGGAAGCGCGTTCGGCCGCTCGTGCTTCTTGGAGCTCTGCACCCAGGGCGGCCAGCCGCTGCTCCAAAGCCTTCACTCCGGATTCCAGGCCGGTGATTCGGGCTTGAAATTCGGCGGCCGCGGATTCCTTCTCAGCGGCCGCCCTGTCCAGGTCCGCGACCAGTTCGGCGATTTCCTGGTCTTTGTCCTTGCGTTCCTGTGCCCAGGCCGTCTCGACGGCGGTGTGCCGCGCGGCAGCCTGGGTGGAGGCCTCAGCCCAGACGGCCGCGGTGAGCCGGGTCGCCTGTTCGAGCAGGGCGGGCGGCGTCGCGGCCACCTGTCCCCCGGCGGCCAGCTTTTCCTCGTTCCATTCCTTCAGGTACCGGGTAGCGTCCGCGTTGCTGACCCCGGCGGCGTGACGGACCGTGGACACGGTAGGTCGCCGCTCGGCGCTGATCTGCTCGGCAGCAGCAAATACGCGGTCCTTGGCGCTCGGGCTCACGGCGTCGTCCTCAAAAGGTAGTAGGAGTAGTAGTAACAAAACTACTACTCCTACTACCCTCGGTCAATGCGCCGCCGGTTCTTGGCCCCTCGGCATGCGGGCAGGGAGCAGTCGTCCACGCTCTCCCGGCTAGAAGGGCGGTTCGCCGTTCGGGCTGTTGCCCCAGCCGCCGGCGGTGGCGCTGGCTGTCGGCAGACCCCACGGGTCCTCCTGCTGCCCAGCCTGGCCGGCGCCGTTGCCGCCGGACGCCCCGCTAGGCTGCCCGCCCTGGCTGGTGCGCTGGGTGCGGTTAACCTTGG
This genomic interval from Pseudarthrobacter chlorophenolicus A6 contains the following:
- a CDS encoding DNA-binding protein — encoded protein: MSPSAKDRVFAAAEQISAERRPTVSTVRHAAGVSNADATRYLKEWNEEKLAAGGQVAATPPALLEQATRLTAAVWAEASTQAAARHTAVETAWAQERKDKDQEIAELVADLDRAAAEKESAAAEFQARITGLESGVKALEQRLAALGAELQEARAAERASAAAAAEAERKLASAEARSTTLEKVHNALLQRVAPETKAPDA
- a CDS encoding ParB family protein, with the protein product MPRKNKSFSPYFTESDADQVRAAVQEAGHFEGYASITDLIEAATLREVKRLQRKYNGGRKWPGVPAGELRPGQRTREEIRHRNEGR